GGCCTTACCATTAACCAGACTAGTGGTCCTGGTTCTTCTATGAGCGTTATCATTCGTGGGGCTACCTCGCTGACTACCGATAACCAACCACTTTTTGTTGTAGACGGTGTGCCTATGTCTAATAGCCTGAATAACATCTCAGAAAACGGAAATGGTAACCAGGTAGATTATGGCAATGCTATTTCTGACATTAACCCAGATGATATTGCCAGTGTAAACGTGCTTAAAGGGCCCAGTGCTGCCGCATTGTACGGAACGCGTGCCGGTAATGGAGTAATCATTATCACCACCAAATCTGGCTCTAAAAACAAAAAGCTTGGTGTCTCATTCTCTACTTCCAATGTGTTTGAGCGCCCTACCAGACTTTTAGATTTTCATTATAAATATGCTAACGGTCAACGTAATGGAGTCTTCAATGAGGGCTCGGCTTACTGGGGAGGTCCCAATCTGAATGCTGGAAACACAGCTGTGCAGTGGAACAGTCCACTAGATGAAAATGGTAACCCTATTCCTACAGAACTGAGGTCTTACCCTAATGCCATGAAAGACTTTTTGCAGACAGGTATCACCTCAAATAACAACGTTGCGGTAAGTGGTGGAAATGACAAAGGAAGCTTTAGAGTTTCGTACTCCAATATGCTACACGAAGGTATGATTCCTAACTCCGACCTATACAGAAACAATCTGTCTACCGCCGTGGACTTTAATGTAACTGATAAGCTAACCTTCTCTTCAAATATTAATGTGGGGCGTACACACTCCAATGACCGCCCCAGTACAGGTGATAGAAGAGCCAATCCACTGGAAGCTGTATATGCCTCCTCTTATGTAGACTATAACCAGATGAAAGATATCTGGGAAGAAGGTCAGGAAGGTATACAGCAGATTAGAACAGATGCCGGAGACAACCCATACTTTATCGCCTATGGTATAGAAAACGCCTTTGTAAGAGATAGAATATATGGTAACCTCTCTTTGAACTACCAGTTTACTGACAAGTTCTCAATAAAAGCTCGCTACTCTTTAGACAGAGTAAATGAGAACCGGGAGACCAGAATTCCTTTCAGCTATAGCCGCGCGGCTCGCGGAGGATATTTCTTATCAGATATTTCTTCTCAGGAATCTAACACAGACATACTGGCTACCTATAATACTGAAGCCGGAGATTTTGATGTAAACTTCTCAGTAGGAGGAAACCTCATGAACAGAGAAAGCTTCAGCTCAAGTGTAGGTTCTGGCAGTAATCGGAATAATGGTTTAGTAATACCTGGCGTATACAACGTTAACAATATTCCTCTGGATAATATCAGCGTGGGTAGCAGTATTTACGAAAAAGCAATCTACAGCGTGTATGCGCTTGCTTCATTAGGGTATAGAGATATGCTTTACCTGGACATTACTGGAAGAAACGACTGGTCAAGCACTTTGCCTGTGAGCAACCGTAACTACTTTTATCCTTCTGCCTCATTAAGCTGGCTAGCCAACTATACCTTTGACATGCCACAGGAGGTATCTATGCTAAAGCTTAGAGCAGGCTGGGCTAAAGTAGGTAATGATACTGATCCATATCGATTAGATCCTTCTCTTAGTACAGGCAATTACAATACAGTTACTACTGTAGGTGTACCTGCGGGGCTACTGAACCCTGAGCTTAGGCCAGAAGAAGCTACGTCTATAGAAGGTGGAATTGACCTTAACCTTTTTAACGATCGCTTCAGGTTTAGTGGTACCTACTATACCATGGACAATGTAGACCAGATCTTTGCTATAGATATACCTCAGTCTTCAGGTTTTAGCAGTAAGTTAATCAATGCCGGACTAATCCGTAGCCGTGGATGGGAGTTTACCCTTGGTGGTACACCAATTCAGCAGGATGGCTGGACCTGGAATGTAGATTTCAACTGGAGCAAAAACACTACTACTGTAGAAGAACTGGCCGAAGGTATGGAGTTTATTACCCTCTGGGGAGAAAATGGCGGAGGAGCCATAACTAAAATTGGTGAAGAAATTGGCAATATGTACAGCGCTGGATATGCATATGTACAAGACGAAAATTCCCCTTATTACCGTTGGCCAATTCTTACAGAAAATGGTGAGTGGATAGAAGTGTCTGGCATAGAAAATATGCGCCATGTAGGCAATTTTAATCCAGACTTTATCATGGGTATGCAAACCTCATTAAACTTTAAAAGGTTTACCCTGAGCGCCAGTCTGGACTGGAGGCAGGGGGGTGAGTTTATGTCATTTACTTATCGTTATGGCGAGTCTGACTGGAAGTCGCAGCGTCAGTTAGACAACCTGATACCAGGAGGGCAGTATACAGCGGATGAACTAATAGCCTTACTTAAGTCAGACCCGGAAAAATACATCATACCTGAAGCTGGTAATTACCCCAGAGTAGGAGGGCATACCTCAGAGACAGGAGGCTTTCCTATAGATGATGACGGTAATGATGGTGCATTTGTACCCGGTGTTATCCAAACCTCTGGTGCCGATACACCAGATGACTTCAGTGACGATGAATACACCGAACATTTAGGTGGAGCAGGCACAAATGTATACCCTATTACTAACACTTACCCCTGGGATTTTAACGAGCAGGTTACCTTTG
This window of the Porifericola rhodea genome carries:
- a CDS encoding SusC/RagA family TonB-linked outer membrane protein, whose amino-acid sequence is MKLVYLHTNLLRRLILLCALAVPLQLQAQQLASSEHWRTDTQTVQDKTQAADKVALKKVLSSIASKYQISLNYSEKEIEQHRVQSLLMKKDYRNPEEALSQVLSGSGLEYKKIGEIDYVIRPITPPSNEKAMKPKDFLANLGGQSLLPPVLREVRVNIQGKVTDDNDEGIPGVNVLEKNTTNGTITDIEGNFSLSVEGSASVLVFSSIGYQTQEVAVGDQRVFDISMQTDTRELSEVVVTALGIEREKRSLGYDVANVEGEQLQQVSQENVLSSLAGRVPGLTINQTSGPGSSMSVIIRGATSLTTDNQPLFVVDGVPMSNSLNNISENGNGNQVDYGNAISDINPDDIASVNVLKGPSAAALYGTRAGNGVIIITTKSGSKNKKLGVSFSTSNVFERPTRLLDFHYKYANGQRNGVFNEGSAYWGGPNLNAGNTAVQWNSPLDENGNPIPTELRSYPNAMKDFLQTGITSNNNVAVSGGNDKGSFRVSYSNMLHEGMIPNSDLYRNNLSTAVDFNVTDKLTFSSNINVGRTHSNDRPSTGDRRANPLEAVYASSYVDYNQMKDIWEEGQEGIQQIRTDAGDNPYFIAYGIENAFVRDRIYGNLSLNYQFTDKFSIKARYSLDRVNENRETRIPFSYSRAARGGYFLSDISSQESNTDILATYNTEAGDFDVNFSVGGNLMNRESFSSSVGSGSNRNNGLVIPGVYNVNNIPLDNISVGSSIYEKAIYSVYALASLGYRDMLYLDITGRNDWSSTLPVSNRNYFYPSASLSWLANYTFDMPQEVSMLKLRAGWAKVGNDTDPYRLDPSLSTGNYNTVTTVGVPAGLLNPELRPEEATSIEGGIDLNLFNDRFRFSGTYYTMDNVDQIFAIDIPQSSGFSSKLINAGLIRSRGWEFTLGGTPIQQDGWTWNVDFNWSKNTTTVEELAEGMEFITLWGENGGGAITKIGEEIGNMYSAGYAYVQDENSPYYRWPILTENGEWIEVSGIENMRHVGNFNPDFIMGMQTSLNFKRFTLSASLDWRQGGEFMSFTYRYGESDWKSQRQLDNLIPGGQYTADELIALLKSDPEKYIIPEAGNYPRVGGHTSETGGFPIDDDGNDGAFVPGVIQTSGADTPDDFSDDEYTEHLGGAGTNVYPITNTYPWDFNEQVTFDASFIKLRELSLAYQLPNLGRISNASIAVYTRNIMLWTAADIGIDPERAFQAHNGTQGDTKSQFRQGMERQNVMPWSVPIGFKLNFNF